One Astatotilapia calliptera chromosome 1, fAstCal1.2, whole genome shotgun sequence DNA segment encodes these proteins:
- the LOC113028878 gene encoding uncharacterized protein LOC113028878: MLRRSQRLQSNGYYGQGEPLISYKETLHRVSKRRRPRPIPDNIDQDTVEYNTVDCDTVDYNYDDRDTVDYTTDDFIDYSSGSSRGLFRAIKALGLLVLMLALCFGLIFSIGGLKMDFSTPFMSEYLMNRHEQVERKVQELQRELMDLRKRIDFLLPVGDRMPNFALEELGWIEAVGAYIDTRKTTLCKLKSRYSGSSTHAPSSVLEFCGFPGTFNN; encoded by the exons ATGTTGAGAAGAAGCCAAAGACTTCAGTCTAACGGCTATTACGGCCAAGGAGAGCCGTTAATCTCCTACAAGGAGACTTTACACAG AGTTTCCAAAAGGCGACGGCCCCGTCCAATCCCTGACAATATTGACCAAGACACAGTtgaatacaacactgttgactGTGACACTGTGGACTACAACTACGATGACCGTGACACTGTGGACTACACCACTGATGATTTTATTGACTACAGTAGTGGCAGCAGCAGAGGTCTCTTTAGAGCCATCAAGGCATTGGGACTTTTGGTCCTCATGCTGGCCTTGTGTTTTG GATTGATTTTCAGTATTGGAGGGCTGAAAATGGACTTTTCCACCCCGTTCATGAGTGAG TACTTAATGAATAGACATGAACAGGTGGAAAGGAAGGTACAAGAGCTGCAAAGGGAGTTAATGGACTTAAGAAAAAGAATTGACTTCCTTCTTCCAGTTGGGGACAGGATGCCCAACTTTGCTCTGGAGGAACTGG GGTGGATTGAAGCTGTGGGGGCTTACATTGATACCCGCAAAACCACCCTGTGTAAGCTCAAGAGTCGTTATTCAG GGTCGAGCACCCATGCTCCCAGCAGTGTGTTGGAGTTTTGCGGGTTCCCAGGGACATTTAACAATTAA
- the LOC113021300 gene encoding high-affinity choline transporter 1-like encodes MTIHVEGLVAIAVFYLLILFVGIWAAWKNKHSGEAEGTDRSETIMVGGRDIGLFVGGFTMTATWVGGGYINGTAEYVYLPDYGLAWAQAPFGYALSLVLGGLFFAKPMRSRGYVTMLDPFQQLYGKRMGGLLFIPALMGEIFWSAAILSALGATLSVIVDINIKMSVVISALIAIFYTLVGGLYSVAYTDVVQLFCIFVGLWISVPFALINPAVSDITVTAVKHLYQSPWIGSVQKGDTWVWIDNFCLLMLGGIPWQVYFQRVLSASSATYAQVLSFLAAFGCLVMAVPSVLIGAIGASTDWNQTSYGAIPPKNKTEADMILPIVLQHLCPPFVSFFGLGAVSAAVMSSADSSILSASSMFARNIYQLAFRQSASDREIVWVMRITIFVFGGLATLMALVTGTVYGLWYLSSDLVYVIIFPQLLSVLFVKGTNTYGSVAAYLFGMVLRIGGGEPYLQLPPFIYYPGWMTEQRKHHITGELEEIVVQKFPFKTVSMLASFLGNVAVSYLAKYLFESGKISHKYDFLDAVVSKHSGEIMDKTTLVTRGNAIGLSEMAPMKPRLSVTLAAAFTRRDTLPTETVEEEEEESSPDSSHHEEE; translated from the exons ATGACCATCCATGTAGAGGGGCTTGTGGCTATCGCGGTCTTTTATCTGCTGATCCTGTTCGTCGGCATCTGGGCGGCATGGAAGAACAAGCACTCCGGAGAGGCGGAGGGCACCGACCGCAGCGAAACCATCATGGTCGGAGGGAGAGATATTGGATTATTTGTGGGTGGATTCACCATGACAG CGACCTGGGTTGGAGGAGGGTACATCAATGGCACTGCAGAGTATGTGTATCTTCCAGATTATGGCTTGGCTTGGGCTCAAGCCCCATTTGGATATGCACTCAGTCTAGTTCTGG GTGGTCTCTTTTTTGCTAAGCCCATGCGCTCACGAGGTTACGTCACTATGTTGGACCCGTTCCAGCAGCTGTACGGGAAACGAATGGGAGGCCTTCTCTTCATACCTGCTCTCATGGGCGAGATTTTCTGGTCTGCCGCCATCTTATCAGCCCTCG GTGCCACTCTGAGTGTCATCGTGGACATCAACATTAAGATGTCCGTGGTCATCTCTGCGCTTATTGCAATCTTTTACACCCTGGTTGGAGGACTTTACTCTGTGGCCTACACAGATGTTGTGCAGCTGTTTTGTATCTTTGTTGGTCTG TGGATCAGTGTCCCTTTTGCTTTGATCAACCCTGCGGTGTCAGACATCACTGTTACTGCCGTGAAGCACTTGTACCAGTCACCCTGGATAGGCAGCGTCCAGAAGGGGGACACTTGGGTCTGGATTGACAACTTCTGCCTCTTG ATGTTAGGAGGAATACCTTGGCAAGTGTATTTCCAGAGAGTCCTGTCAGCCTCTTCGGCTACGTACGCCCAGGTCCTTTCCTTTCTGGCTGCTTTCGGGTGCCTCGTCATGGCTGTGCCCTCCGTTCTCATCGGGGCCATCGGGGCCTCCACAG ACTGGAACCAGACATCCTACGGTGCCATTCCccctaaaaacaaaactgaagcagaTATGATATTACCCATTGTCCTCCAACACCTTTGCCCTCCATTTGTCTCCTTTTTTGGCCTGGGAGCAGTTTCTGCAGCCGTCATGTCGTCTGCAGACTCCTCCATCCTTTCAGCAAGCTCCATGTTTGCAAGGAACATCTACCAGCTTGCCTTCAGACAGTCA GCATCTGACCGTGAAATTGTGTGGGTGATGCGTATCACTATCTTTGTATTCGGCGGTCTTGCCACCTTGATGGCCCTGGTAACCGGCACGGTTTACGGCCTCTGGTACCTGAGCTCAGATCTGGTTTACGTCATCATCTTCCCCCAGCTGCTCAGTGTGCTCTTTGTCAAAGGAACCAACACTTACGGCTCAGTAGCTGCATATCTGTTTGGTATGGTGCTGCGTATAGGCGGAGGTGAGCCCTACCTGCAGCTTCCTCCCTTCATTTACTACCCcggctggatgactgagcagcGGAAGCACCATATAACCGGAGAACTGGAAGAAATCGTTGTCCAAAAGTTCCCCTTCAAGACCGTATCGATGCTGGCCTCCTTTCTGGGTAACGTTGCTGTCTCATACCTGGCAAAGTACCTGTTTGAGAGTGGCAAGATTTCACACAAATACGACTTTCTTGATGCCGTGGTGTCCAAGCACAGCGGAGAGATCATGGATAAAACTACGCTTGTGACTCGTGGCAACGCCATCGGGCTGTCGGAGATGGCGCCCATGAAACCGCGGCTGAGTGTGACCTTGGCGGCTGCCTTTACACGCCGTGATACGTTGCCAACAGAAACagtagaggaggaagaggaagagtcCAGCCCTGACTCCTCCCACCACGAGGAAGAATGA